One genomic segment of Alkalimarinus alittae includes these proteins:
- a CDS encoding ABC transporter permease, whose protein sequence is MNAFLNILKDFPRYLWSGWGAIASICLFIALWEFGHQAYGSLVLPSPQVAFSTLWQLLQNGDLQADLLISLKRAMWGFLISVVLGTTLGLLAGLFVTASMMSRPLVTILMGMPPIAWIVLAMMWFGMSDMTVVFTIVIASFPMVFVGALQGTRTLENDLNTMSNIFKVPLRMKIVDIYFPHIFSYVFPAWSVSLGTCWKVVVMAELLASNSGIGSALAISRSQLDTATALALVTIMVASLLLIEYLLMEPIKREVEQWRS, encoded by the coding sequence ATGAACGCCTTCCTTAATATTCTAAAAGACTTCCCACGCTACCTTTGGAGTGGCTGGGGAGCCATTGCCAGTATCTGTTTATTTATTGCGCTTTGGGAATTCGGACACCAGGCCTATGGAAGTCTGGTTCTACCCTCTCCCCAAGTAGCTTTTTCTACGTTATGGCAGTTGTTACAAAATGGTGATTTGCAGGCAGATTTGTTGATCTCTTTAAAAAGAGCCATGTGGGGGTTTCTCATATCGGTTGTATTAGGGACTACATTAGGCTTATTAGCTGGTTTGTTTGTAACGGCATCAATGATGAGTCGACCACTCGTAACCATCTTAATGGGGATGCCACCTATAGCCTGGATTGTATTGGCGATGATGTGGTTCGGCATGAGTGACATGACAGTAGTATTCACCATTGTCATTGCCTCGTTCCCTATGGTTTTTGTAGGGGCTCTTCAAGGTACCAGAACACTTGAAAATGATCTGAACACCATGAGCAATATCTTCAAAGTGCCGCTACGGATGAAAATAGTCGATATTTATTTCCCCCATATTTTTTCCTATGTCTTCCCCGCATGGAGTGTCTCACTAGGCACCTGTTGGAAAGTCGTGGTTATGGCCGAACTGCTCGCCAGTAATAGTGGCATTGGTTCTGCGCTAGCGATCAGTCGCTCACAACTCGATACTGCAACCGCCTTAGCGTTGGTCACGATCATGGTTGCATCGCTGCTACTAATTGAATACCTATTAATGGAACCCATCAAACGGGAGGTTGAACAGTGGCGCAGTTAA
- a CDS encoding FecCD family ABC transporter permease: MTALANPTPNTKNTLSGQYNAFIWKRVLLLGVLVIALVLSLITDIATGPAQLGILDVLSGLVYGIDNPTTEVIIWDVRMPYALMALIVGACLGLAGAEMQTVLNNPLASPFTLGVGAAATLGASLVIVLDLSWTGLSFNVLLPASAFVFASAASILILILSRTLGASIHTVVLFGIALMFGLNAVVGLLQFVADANSLQQIVFWTMGSLARASMDKVAIVTVVFVICLIWSVGHVWSLTALRTGEDQARSIGINVERIRLLVLLRVSLLTAIALAFVGEIGFIGLVGPHIARMMLGEDHRFFLPGSALAGALLLSLSSIASKALIPGVILPVGIVTALVGIPLFISLIMSRGRGAMV; the protein is encoded by the coding sequence ATGACCGCCTTGGCCAACCCGACGCCTAATACAAAAAATACACTTTCTGGTCAGTACAATGCGTTTATATGGAAACGAGTATTACTGTTAGGGGTACTCGTAATAGCGTTGGTGCTATCACTGATCACCGATATCGCCACAGGTCCGGCACAACTCGGTATCTTAGACGTGTTATCAGGCTTGGTCTATGGTATTGATAACCCAACCACTGAAGTCATTATCTGGGATGTACGCATGCCCTATGCCTTAATGGCATTGATAGTAGGGGCATGTTTGGGGTTGGCAGGTGCTGAGATGCAGACGGTACTCAATAACCCTCTCGCCAGTCCGTTTACCTTAGGTGTGGGGGCTGCGGCCACCTTGGGGGCATCTTTAGTTATTGTACTAGACCTATCCTGGACAGGGCTTAGCTTCAATGTACTACTACCGGCATCAGCCTTTGTGTTTGCATCAGCGGCGTCTATTCTGATTCTAATTTTATCCCGCACGCTAGGCGCTAGCATCCATACCGTCGTATTGTTTGGTATTGCTCTAATGTTTGGTCTAAACGCCGTAGTAGGGCTACTTCAATTTGTGGCAGATGCCAATTCACTGCAACAAATAGTCTTCTGGACGATGGGCAGCCTGGCACGGGCAAGTATGGATAAAGTGGCCATCGTCACAGTGGTATTTGTTATCTGCCTGATATGGAGTGTCGGCCATGTTTGGTCACTCACTGCATTACGAACAGGTGAAGATCAGGCGCGCAGTATCGGCATCAATGTCGAACGCATCCGCTTACTGGTGCTGCTACGCGTCAGTTTATTAACGGCTATAGCGTTAGCATTTGTAGGCGAAATTGGTTTTATCGGCTTAGTTGGCCCTCACATTGCCCGAATGATGCTAGGTGAAGACCACAGGTTCTTCTTGCCCGGCAGTGCCTTGGCAGGCGCGTTGCTATTGTCTTTATCCTCTATCGCATCGAAAGCATTAATACCCGGTGTTATTTTACCGGTGGGTATTGTGACAGCGCTGGTAGGCATCCCACTGTTCATTTCTTTGATTATGAGTCGTGGTCGAGGCGCAATGGTATGA
- a CDS encoding TonB-dependent receptor family protein — MHSLKVTKQHTRISYIMLFMLSAGNLYAAETSTEEPVNLSNLIIEGEKGAGQYDKTLLNDQLLDVPGGTNLVDLSEVTTSQSTLSDVLGNEPGIIMQEFFGGNDQPRLNIRGSGIQDNPVNRGVQLLSNGLPLNQADGSFIIGLLAPQQMRYVSVYRGANALQYGGATLGGAINMIPRTGLNSNNFVQAEGGSNSLLNGNFGVGGANESWDYYISGGQAQSDGFRNHSESERIDLAFNVGYQINDNIENRTYFNYTDNYFQIPFVVQKGIALDHPEAVLGDGYASAYAPPSALPAPAVNHPSFGWNARGGWDGVFNAYKRNPRRESEQFRLANTTRMSFDHTDHELGVFAETVDDVFTDPLSHAVVEADNFGIQYAFNTTGDLITSQDDLLISLTANQGSMPTEYWVNNPEDGTRLFQFADLDMDANNVALNMQYTAKVHQRVQLVTGLQWLHYERDIKGTASTPPSQGFDKVVADVNQDLSFDTFNPKLGLIYEADESVRFFTNLSRSMEAPTFNHLVTRTVGALIVPGETSPPSPPFTDAEIASGAVLKDLKAQTAWTLELGTQGEWQDTSWQMTYYHSKVEDELITLVTGFAVNAETLNYTDGTTHQGVELGFNTNLGNNLLLGGDSLNTNIVYNYSHFTFDGGIYSGNQIAGIPEHLGYVELAYQPNDKILIAPNMRWQPSDTYVDHSNTQVQDAFMLLGIKASYKATDAFRLYADLDNINDETYQTSYVIRGISDVNQPTFLPGQGFSFSVGATYSW; from the coding sequence ATGCATTCACTGAAGGTCACCAAGCAACACACCAGAATAAGCTATATTATGCTTTTCATGCTATCGGCTGGAAATTTATACGCGGCTGAAACAAGCACAGAAGAGCCCGTTAATTTATCTAACCTCATCATCGAAGGCGAAAAAGGGGCTGGGCAGTATGACAAAACATTACTTAACGACCAACTCCTTGATGTCCCTGGCGGCACTAACTTGGTAGATTTAAGTGAGGTTACAACCAGTCAATCGACACTCAGTGATGTTTTGGGTAATGAGCCCGGCATTATTATGCAAGAATTCTTTGGCGGGAACGATCAACCCAGACTTAATATAAGAGGGTCTGGCATACAAGATAACCCGGTAAACCGTGGTGTGCAGCTATTATCAAACGGTTTACCTCTTAACCAAGCCGACGGTTCATTTATTATCGGTCTATTGGCACCGCAACAAATGCGTTATGTTTCTGTATATCGAGGAGCCAATGCACTCCAGTATGGTGGCGCTACTTTAGGCGGGGCCATCAATATGATTCCTAGAACAGGTCTCAACAGCAACAACTTTGTTCAAGCAGAGGGTGGCTCTAACAGCCTTTTAAACGGGAATTTTGGCGTGGGTGGCGCAAATGAGTCATGGGATTATTACATCAGTGGCGGCCAAGCTCAGTCTGATGGTTTTCGTAACCATAGCGAAAGCGAACGCATTGATTTAGCATTTAATGTTGGTTACCAGATTAACGATAATATAGAAAACAGAACATATTTTAACTATACCGATAACTACTTCCAAATCCCATTCGTTGTGCAAAAAGGTATAGCACTTGATCACCCTGAAGCGGTTTTAGGTGACGGTTATGCTTCTGCTTATGCCCCACCCTCTGCCCTGCCAGCTCCGGCTGTTAATCATCCGTCTTTTGGCTGGAATGCACGAGGAGGCTGGGATGGTGTTTTTAATGCTTACAAGCGCAACCCTCGCAGAGAGTCAGAGCAGTTCAGGCTAGCAAACACCACTCGCATGAGTTTTGACCATACAGACCACGAATTGGGTGTTTTTGCAGAAACAGTAGATGACGTGTTTACCGACCCATTATCTCATGCCGTTGTCGAAGCTGATAATTTTGGTATCCAATACGCCTTCAACACAACGGGTGACTTGATTACGTCACAAGACGATCTGCTTATTTCGTTAACCGCCAATCAAGGAAGCATGCCCACCGAATACTGGGTTAACAACCCAGAAGATGGCACGCGTTTATTCCAGTTTGCAGATTTGGATATGGATGCCAACAATGTCGCATTAAATATGCAGTATACCGCCAAGGTTCACCAGCGAGTGCAGTTAGTCACAGGGCTTCAATGGCTGCATTACGAACGAGACATCAAAGGAACCGCCTCTACCCCTCCCTCCCAAGGTTTTGACAAAGTCGTTGCAGATGTTAACCAAGACCTGTCTTTTGATACGTTTAACCCTAAATTGGGTTTGATTTATGAAGCAGATGAATCTGTACGCTTCTTTACTAACCTGAGTCGAAGCATGGAAGCGCCAACATTCAACCATCTGGTTACCCGAACGGTTGGGGCTCTTATTGTGCCTGGTGAAACCAGCCCACCTTCGCCACCATTTACTGATGCCGAAATAGCGTCAGGCGCTGTTTTAAAAGACCTAAAAGCACAAACGGCCTGGACACTTGAGCTAGGTACTCAGGGCGAATGGCAAGACACATCATGGCAAATGACATACTACCACTCAAAAGTAGAAGACGAACTCATCACCTTGGTGACCGGGTTTGCTGTAAACGCAGAAACACTTAACTATACCGATGGCACAACCCATCAGGGGGTCGAGTTAGGTTTCAATACCAATCTGGGAAACAACTTGCTACTGGGCGGAGACAGCTTAAACACTAATATTGTCTACAACTACAGCCATTTTACCTTTGATGGCGGTATTTATAGCGGGAACCAAATAGCCGGTATCCCTGAGCATCTCGGTTATGTCGAATTAGCTTACCAGCCCAATGATAAGATTCTGATCGCGCCAAACATGCGCTGGCAGCCATCGGATACCTATGTCGATCATTCAAATACGCAAGTTCAAGATGCATTTATGCTGTTAGGGATAAAAGCATCTTATAAAGCCACAGATGCATTCCGTTTATACGCCGATTTAGATAATATTAACGATGAGACTTACCAGACATCTTATGTAATTCGTGGCATTTCAGATGTTAACCAGCCGACCTTCCTTCCTGGTCAGGGCTTCAGCTTTTCTGTAGGGGCAACCTATTCATGGTAA
- the bfr gene encoding bacterioferritin: MKGSNKVIDVLNDLLAGELTAMDQYFVHSRMYDDWGLSKLFERIGHEMEDETGHADAMIKRILFLEGKPNLTKREPLNIGSTVPEMLQSDLDLEYSVVKNLKAAIALCETEQDYETRAMLVKQLEDTEEDHAYWLEKQLGLIDKIGLQNYLQSMM, translated from the coding sequence ATGAAAGGCAGTAATAAGGTAATCGACGTATTAAACGACTTGTTGGCCGGTGAGCTAACGGCTATGGATCAGTACTTCGTTCACTCCAGAATGTATGATGACTGGGGTTTGAGCAAGCTGTTTGAACGAATCGGCCATGAAATGGAAGATGAAACGGGTCATGCAGATGCGATGATAAAACGCATCCTGTTTTTAGAAGGTAAACCAAACTTAACTAAACGTGAGCCGCTAAATATCGGGTCGACCGTTCCTGAAATGCTGCAAAGCGACCTAGATTTAGAATACTCTGTCGTAAAAAACCTGAAAGCAGCAATAGCGCTTTGTGAAACCGAGCAAGATTATGAAACGCGTGCGATGCTGGTTAAGCAGCTAGAAGATACCGAAGAAGATCACGCCTACTGGCTTGAAAAACAGTTAGGGCTGATTGATAAGATTGGATTGCAGAATTATTTGCAGTCGATGATGTAA
- a CDS encoding ABC transporter substrate-binding protein produces MVNHRFMWLQVACITCLLAIFSSANAAEKRPQITLAGPMASVSNPLMRMVSSGALADITDNLKFELWRTPDQMRAMSINGDVDFIATPTNVAANLYNRGADIRLLNVSVWGILWMVSRDNTLKTIADFKGKEIAMPLRGDMPDIIFSTLAKSSGLNPKTDFNLRYVANPLDAMQLLIMRRVDHALLAEPAISMALRKTQSFPVSVIAPDLYRSVDLQDEWGRLLKRQHSIPQAGMAVINSSLSNHEIKRFKDEYKKATQWCIDNPDEAGQLIGKTIKMLTPEAISDSIKVSQIRVVSAAEAKPELEHFFSILHQETPALIGGTLPDNSFYYTE; encoded by the coding sequence ATGGTAAACCATCGTTTTATGTGGTTACAGGTCGCATGCATCACATGCCTGCTAGCCATTTTTTCTTCAGCCAATGCTGCAGAAAAGCGACCACAAATAACACTCGCTGGCCCTATGGCCAGCGTTTCCAACCCGCTAATGCGCATGGTGTCTTCAGGGGCACTTGCAGATATTACAGACAACCTCAAATTTGAACTATGGAGAACCCCAGACCAAATGCGTGCTATGTCTATTAACGGTGACGTTGATTTTATAGCAACCCCCACTAACGTGGCGGCTAACCTATACAATCGAGGAGCTGATATTCGTTTGTTAAACGTATCGGTCTGGGGAATACTCTGGATGGTCTCAAGGGATAACACCCTCAAAACCATCGCAGATTTTAAAGGCAAAGAAATTGCCATGCCATTAAGAGGAGATATGCCGGATATTATCTTTTCAACATTGGCTAAATCTTCAGGACTCAACCCCAAAACCGACTTTAATTTACGCTATGTTGCCAACCCACTAGACGCAATGCAGTTGTTAATCATGCGCCGGGTGGATCACGCTTTATTAGCCGAGCCTGCAATATCAATGGCCTTACGCAAAACTCAATCTTTCCCCGTGAGTGTGATTGCACCCGACCTTTACAGAAGTGTAGATTTGCAAGATGAGTGGGGGCGACTTTTAAAGCGGCAACATAGCATCCCACAAGCAGGCATGGCTGTTATCAATAGTTCTCTTTCAAACCATGAGATTAAACGGTTTAAAGACGAATATAAAAAAGCCACGCAATGGTGCATAGACAACCCTGATGAAGCTGGACAGTTAATTGGAAAAACGATCAAAATGCTAACACCAGAAGCTATTTCAGACTCTATTAAAGTCAGCCAAATACGCGTTGTTTCTGCTGCCGAAGCAAAACCAGAATTAGAGCATTTCTTTTCTATATTACATCAGGAAACCCCTGCTCTTATTGGCGGGACGCTACCTGACAACTCGTTTTACTATACAGAATGA
- a CDS encoding DUF2218 domain-containing protein, whose amino-acid sequence MHVSGTVTTPLGSKYIHKLCKHFTHRVPAEWDELTGIVRFDMGTCTITATNETLTFGCEAQTEDDLNAILETVKSHFDRFALKDQLELNWQDNNTK is encoded by the coding sequence ATGCACGTTTCAGGCACCGTTACGACACCATTAGGCAGCAAGTATATCCATAAACTCTGCAAACATTTCACCCACCGTGTTCCAGCAGAGTGGGATGAATTGACAGGGATAGTACGCTTTGACATGGGCACATGCACCATCACGGCCACCAATGAAACCCTGACCTTTGGTTGCGAAGCTCAAACAGAAGATGATTTGAACGCCATCTTGGAAACCGTAAAAAGCCACTTTGATCGCTTTGCATTAAAAGACCAGTTAGAGCTTAACTGGCAAGACAATAATACTAAATAA
- a CDS encoding ABC transporter ATP-binding protein produces MAQLTQTSSLEVSRLNHRFGPAEILRDINFSVQKGQVVSIVGPSGGGKTTLLHLCAGLLDVLDGDIKNTFESFSFAFQDARLLPWQTTLDNIAFGLKAKGVKKALRHTQAKEIALRFGLDEADFNKFPKDLSGGMRQRVAFARALVVQPELLYLDEPFSALDIGLKQELQSILIELVNLQSLSILFITHDLMEAVKLSHQILLLDIDPGRIVERFTLNKPLPERDDQFVYQETARLLAHPKIRQTFELNLRAK; encoded by the coding sequence GTGGCGCAGTTAACCCAAACAAGCAGCTTAGAAGTCAGCCGCCTTAATCACCGGTTTGGTCCTGCTGAGATATTACGCGATATCAATTTTAGTGTACAAAAGGGGCAAGTCGTGTCTATTGTCGGCCCTAGCGGGGGTGGAAAAACAACACTGCTTCACTTATGCGCAGGATTATTAGATGTGTTAGATGGAGACATCAAAAACACGTTTGAAAGCTTCTCTTTTGCCTTTCAGGATGCCCGGCTACTCCCCTGGCAAACCACGCTAGATAACATTGCCTTTGGCCTTAAAGCAAAAGGCGTTAAAAAAGCCCTGCGACATACTCAAGCCAAAGAGATTGCTCTACGCTTTGGTTTAGATGAAGCGGATTTTAATAAATTCCCTAAAGACTTAAGCGGCGGTATGCGCCAAAGAGTTGCTTTTGCCCGCGCCTTAGTCGTTCAACCAGAATTACTCTATCTGGACGAACCATTTTCAGCGCTAGACATCGGCCTTAAACAAGAGCTACAAAGCATTTTAATAGAGCTCGTTAACCTTCAAAGTTTATCAATCCTATTTATTACCCACGACCTTATGGAAGCCGTCAAGTTAAGCCATCAGATTTTACTGCTTGATATTGACCCTGGACGAATTGTAGAACGCTTTACACTCAACAAGCCGCTACCAGAACGAGACGACCAGTTTGTTTATCAGGAAACAGCAAGGCTGCTAGCGCATCCTAAAATAAGGCAAACCTTTGAATTAAACCTGAGGGCTAAATAG
- the bfr gene encoding bacterioferritin — MKGDKKVIELLNKCLGNELIAINQYFLHARMFKHWGLGELDKREYKKSIKDMKQADKLIERVLFLEGIPNLQKLGKLLIGENTQEILECDLKLQVVTLQDIREAMAHCETLSDYVSRDLLGEILEAEEEHLDWIEAQLGLIENISIENYLQSMIGD; from the coding sequence ATGAAAGGTGATAAAAAAGTCATCGAATTGCTCAATAAGTGTTTGGGTAATGAGCTGATTGCCATTAACCAGTATTTTCTACATGCCCGTATGTTCAAGCACTGGGGATTGGGTGAGCTTGACAAGCGCGAGTACAAAAAATCAATTAAAGACATGAAGCAAGCAGATAAGCTGATTGAACGTGTTTTGTTCTTAGAAGGTATCCCTAATTTACAAAAACTGGGCAAGTTGCTGATCGGTGAGAACACTCAAGAGATACTGGAGTGTGATTTAAAGCTTCAGGTGGTTACGCTGCAAGACATACGAGAAGCAATGGCACACTGCGAAACGCTTTCTGACTATGTAAGCCGAGACCTGTTAGGCGAAATTCTAGAAGCCGAAGAAGAGCACCTGGACTGGATTGAAGCTCAGCTTGGGCTAATCGAAAATATCAGTATTGAAAACTATTTACAAAGCATGATCGGCGATTAA
- a CDS encoding ABC transporter ATP-binding protein, with translation MSFSISELNIGYGSRTVIADITIPELPKGAVVAVVGPNAVGKSTLLKSIAGLVSYSGSIQFNQQALSSMPRAELIKTLGYLPQALPQAISLVAYEVVYSACRAVRTDLTAEQVEHAIENTFERLGIRNLALKRLSEMSGGQRQMVGLAQVLVRQPKLLLLDEPTSALDLHWQLNVLEAIRKETTHENAIALVASHDLNLALRFCDYVLILAPRGVLALVTPDQLTPEHLAQAYGIEGRVEACSKGFPIVLADKALPR, from the coding sequence ATGAGTTTTTCAATCTCTGAGTTAAACATTGGCTACGGCTCACGCACCGTTATCGCCGATATCACTATTCCTGAATTACCCAAGGGTGCAGTGGTGGCCGTTGTTGGCCCCAATGCCGTGGGGAAATCCACCTTACTGAAATCGATTGCTGGGCTGGTGAGCTATTCCGGGAGCATTCAATTTAACCAACAAGCATTGTCGTCTATGCCCAGAGCGGAGTTGATTAAAACGTTAGGGTATCTACCACAAGCGCTTCCTCAAGCGATTAGTTTAGTGGCTTATGAGGTCGTGTATAGCGCCTGTCGTGCCGTCAGAACCGACTTGACTGCGGAACAGGTTGAACATGCTATTGAGAACACCTTTGAGCGACTGGGTATTCGTAATCTCGCACTTAAACGGTTAAGTGAAATGTCTGGCGGCCAGCGCCAAATGGTTGGACTGGCACAGGTATTGGTTCGGCAACCCAAACTATTGCTACTTGATGAACCCACCAGTGCGCTAGACCTTCATTGGCAGTTAAATGTGCTAGAAGCCATTCGTAAAGAAACCACTCATGAGAACGCTATTGCGCTGGTAGCCAGTCATGATCTTAATTTGGCATTACGCTTTTGCGACTATGTATTAATTTTAGCGCCCCGTGGCGTATTGGCGCTGGTCACACCAGACCAACTTACGCCTGAACACCTGGCGCAGGCTTATGGCATTGAAGGCCGCGTAGAGGCATGCTCAAAAGGATTCCCCATTGTTTTGGCAGATAAAGCCCTCCCCCGCTAG
- a CDS encoding (2Fe-2S)-binding protein, which translates to MLVCICKGISDKDIESAVHEGATGFGDVRASLGVGGCCGQCASYAKDLVKDTISQLQLSQALHLAQEVSC; encoded by the coding sequence ATGTTGGTATGTATCTGCAAGGGTATTAGCGATAAAGACATTGAAAGTGCAGTTCATGAAGGTGCGACTGGCTTTGGTGATGTTCGTGCTTCTTTAGGTGTAGGTGGGTGCTGCGGGCAGTGTGCTTCTTATGCTAAAGACCTGGTTAAAGATACTATTTCACAGCTTCAGTTGTCTCAGGCCTTGCATCTCGCTCAAGAGGTGTCGTGCTAA
- a CDS encoding NnrS family protein — MANPITLNSKNPPTLLAYGFRPFFLLLTSYIILTTLLWGMHWAGFISLIFTDNIIEWHIYEMLFGLAAAGIAGFLLTALPEFFERVTPVTGKPLLWAIILWAAGRLSFWMIDLLGPIIVSIVNLSFWLWLLYQVIKPVLSDPQKRHSALAFSIMLLTTIQIIFFISKIDSLRLMTGITADSIAILKMAVGAFMILILSVLQRVNTGVINGQLEQLEINELFISRPPRYYLAMFTLLLFTIVEFLLPGNHILAWLAFAVSAAILNTLNDFFIKDVRLFTIPLVWPLASILMLMALGYGFMAVDYLDDSFYSINHFRHILTTGALGLAYIMIMSIVSTVHTGRILQANRWLNVTVALIIIASLLRASIAFFPQYAPMLFFSSSLIWVGAFVVYLFRFSLFLISPRADGLPG, encoded by the coding sequence GTGGCTAACCCAATAACATTAAACTCAAAGAACCCGCCCACGTTGCTCGCTTATGGATTTCGTCCATTTTTTTTATTGCTAACCAGTTACATAATTCTCACTACCCTGCTTTGGGGGATGCATTGGGCAGGTTTTATCTCTCTGATCTTTACCGATAACATCATAGAATGGCATATATACGAGATGCTATTTGGCTTGGCAGCAGCCGGAATTGCAGGGTTTCTACTGACCGCTCTACCAGAGTTTTTTGAACGAGTCACTCCGGTAACGGGCAAGCCCTTACTGTGGGCAATTATTCTGTGGGCTGCGGGACGGCTTAGCTTTTGGATGATCGACCTGCTTGGCCCCATCATCGTCAGCATTGTTAATTTATCTTTTTGGTTATGGTTATTATATCAAGTCATCAAACCGGTGCTTTCAGACCCGCAAAAAAGGCATTCTGCTCTGGCATTTTCAATCATGCTATTAACAACCATTCAGATCATCTTTTTTATATCCAAAATTGATTCATTACGCCTAATGACAGGGATAACAGCTGACTCTATTGCCATTCTTAAAATGGCCGTTGGGGCGTTTATGATACTAATACTCTCGGTCTTACAGCGAGTAAATACAGGCGTGATCAATGGCCAACTGGAGCAACTCGAGATTAATGAGCTATTTATCTCCCGTCCACCCAGATATTACTTAGCGATGTTTACTTTGTTACTCTTTACGATTGTTGAGTTTTTGTTGCCAGGAAACCATATTCTAGCGTGGCTGGCATTTGCTGTGTCGGCTGCGATTCTGAACACCCTCAACGACTTCTTTATCAAAGATGTCCGGTTGTTCACTATTCCACTGGTTTGGCCATTAGCCTCTATTCTTATGCTAATGGCCTTAGGCTATGGTTTTATGGCGGTTGATTATTTAGATGACAGTTTCTACAGCATCAACCATTTCAGGCACATCTTAACCACAGGCGCACTCGGGCTTGCTTATATAATGATAATGTCTATCGTCTCTACGGTGCATACGGGCAGAATATTACAGGCTAACAGGTGGTTGAATGTCACCGTTGCTCTGATCATTATTGCCAGCCTACTTAGAGCCTCTATAGCATTTTTTCCGCAATATGCACCCATGCTATTTTTTAGCTCGTCGCTCATATGGGTCGGCGCGTTTGTTGTTTATCTATTCAGGTTTTCTCTCTTCCTTATAAGCCCCAGAGCCGACGGGTTACCGGGGTAG
- the cobO gene encoding cob(I)yrinic acid a,c-diamide adenosyltransferase, which yields MSDSKSAKHKASMEKQKEQIDKSIAKADTERGVSILLTGNGKGKSSSAFGMVMRSLGYGYNVGVVQFIKGVQLSGEEIFIREKHPEVQFHQMGTGFTWDTQDRDSDIAAAEASWVHAERMLKDESLHLVVLDELTYMLAYSYLDEETILSAIRNRPANQSVVVTGRGGGKAIRELMDTVSEINDIKHAYTAGVMARKGVDY from the coding sequence ATGAGCGATTCTAAATCGGCAAAACATAAAGCCAGTATGGAAAAACAAAAAGAACAGATAGACAAGAGCATCGCTAAGGCAGATACCGAGCGAGGCGTTTCAATTCTGCTCACGGGTAATGGCAAGGGTAAATCTAGCTCTGCTTTTGGAATGGTTATGCGTAGCCTTGGGTACGGTTACAATGTGGGTGTTGTGCAGTTTATTAAAGGTGTTCAGCTATCTGGCGAAGAAATCTTCATTCGAGAAAAACACCCTGAAGTACAGTTTCATCAAATGGGTACAGGCTTTACCTGGGACACTCAAGATAGAGATTCCGATATCGCAGCCGCCGAAGCTTCATGGGTGCATGCAGAACGAATGCTCAAAGATGAAAGCTTACACCTAGTGGTATTAGATGAACTCACCTATATGCTGGCCTACTCTTACTTAGACGAAGAAACAATTCTTAGCGCCATTCGAAATCGTCCAGCCAATCAAAGCGTGGTGGTAACGGGTCGCGGCGGCGGTAAAGCCATTCGTGAGTTAATGGATACCGTATCAGAAATTAACGATATCAAGCATGCCTATACTGCTGGCGTCATGGCGCGTAAAGGTGTCGATTACTAA